A single Lolium perenne isolate Kyuss_39 chromosome 6, Kyuss_2.0, whole genome shotgun sequence DNA region contains:
- the LOC127307779 gene encoding tyrosine decarboxylase 1 isoform X1 encodes MGSAPPHDALLPLDPETFAAESRPVIDFLSGYYRDVDKYPVRSAAEPGRLRTLLPDTPPEHGDPVDVILEDVQRHIVPGLTHWQSPNFFAYFPMNVSTAGFAGEMLSTGLNVVPFAWAASPAATALEGVVVDWMCKLVGLPDRFLFSGGGGGVLHGSTCEAVVCTLAAARDRALSRLGHEAIMRLVVYASDQSHSTFQKGARIIGIPPSNFRVIPTLAASGYGLTAGSVQGAVEADVASGLVPLYLCATIGTTGVGAVDPVRQLGEVTRRHGMWLHVDAAYAGSALICPEFQDCIDGAEVADSVSMNPHKWFLTNMDCCCLWVASPALLTSALSSNPEYLNNVSEGGADQVVDYKDWQIALSRPFRAMKLWVVLRRYGAAGMRAYIRRHVQMAKWFERTVSTDERFEVVTPRRFSLVAFRLRPRHEGDHAVDAMNRKLLVAINASGRAFMTHFVVDNKFVVRMAVGGAMTQMRHVQDAWELVKEKAKELGALPTDGRFG; translated from the exons ATGGGGAGCGCACCACCTCATGACGCGCTATTGCCACTTGATCCCGAGACATTCGCCGCGGAGTCGCGCCCGGTGATCGACTTCCTAAGTGGCTACTACCGCGACGTCGACAAATACCCTGTCCGGTCCGCCGCCGAGCCAGGTCGCCTCCGCACGCTTCTACCAGACACGCCGCCCGAACACGGTGATCCGGTGGACGTCATTCTGGAGGACGTGCAGCGACACATCGTCCCCGGACTGACACACTGGCAGAGCCCCAACTTCTTCGCCTACTTCCCGATGAACGTGAGCACGGCCGGGTTCGCGGGCGAGATGCTCTCCACCGGTCTCAACGTCGTGCCGTTCGCGTGGGCCGCTTCGCCGGCCGCAACCGCGCTCGAGGGCGTCGTGGTGGACTGGATGTGCAAGCTGGTGGGCCtcccggaccgcttcctcttctccggcggcggcggcggcgtgctgCACGGGAGCACCTGCGAGGCCGTGGTCTGCACGCTTGCGGCCGCGCGCGATCGCGCGCTGAGCAGGCTCGGCCATGAAGCCATCATGAGGCTGGTCGTCTACGCCTCGGATCAGAGCCACTCCACATTCCAGAAGGGCGCGAGGATCATCGGCATTCCGCCGTCCAACTTCCGCGTCATCCCCACGCTGGCGGCATCGGGCTACGGCCTCACTGCGGGCAGTGTCCAAGGCGCGGTGGAGGCCGACGTGGCCAGTGGGCTCGTGCCGCTGTACCTGTGCGCCACCATTGGCACTACCGGGGTAGGCGCCGTCGATCCGGTGCGCCAGCTCGGGGAGGTGACGCGACGGCACGGCATGTGGCTGCACGTCGACGCCGCGTACGCCGGTAGCGCGTTGATCTGCCCCGAGTTCCAGGACTGCATCGACGGCGCCGAGGTCGCGGACTCGGTGAGCATGAACCCGCACAAGTGGTTCCTCACCAACATGGACTGCTGCTGCCTGTGGGTGGCTAGCCCAGCCCTGCTCACCTCGGCACTCTCCAGCAATCCGGAGTACCTCAATAATGTCAGCGAGGGAGGCGCAGATCAGGTGGTCGACTACAAGGACTGGCAGATCGCACTGTcgcggcctttccgtgccatgaAGCTGTGGGTGGTCTTGCGCCGCTACGGCGCGGCGGGCATGCGGGCGTACATTCGGAGGCACGTCCAGATGGCCAAGTGGTTCGAGCGGACGGTGAGTACCGACGAGCGGTTCGAGGTGGTAACGCCGAGGAGATTCTCCCTCGTGGCCTTCCGCCTCCGCCCACGGCACGAGGGTGACCACGCGGTGGACGCCATGAACCGCAAGCTCCTCGTGGCGATCAACGCGAGCGGGCGGGCCTTCATGACGCACTTTGTGGTGGATAACAAGTTTGTTGTCCGTATGGCCGTGGGCGGAGCCATGACGCAGATGCGGCACGTCCAGGACGCGTGGGAGCTCGTCAAGGAGAAGGCCAAGGAACTAGGCGCCCTTCCAACAGA TGGCAGGTTTGGATGA
- the LOC127307779 gene encoding tyrosine decarboxylase 1 isoform X2, translating to MGSAPPHDALLPLDPETFAAESRPVIDFLSGYYRDVDKYPVRSAAEPGRLRTLLPDTPPEHGDPVDVILEDVQRHIVPGLTHWQSPNFFAYFPMNVSTAGFAGEMLSTGLNVVPFAWAASPAATALEGVVVDWMCKLVGLPDRFLFSGGGGGVLHGSTCEAVVCTLAAARDRALSRLGHEAIMRLVVYASDQSHSTFQKGARIIGIPPSNFRVIPTLAASGYGLTAGSVQGAVEADVASGLVPLYLCATIGTTGVGAVDPVRQLGEVTRRHGMWLHVDAAYAGSALICPEFQDCIDGAEVADSVSMNPHKWFLTNMDCCCLWVASPALLTSALSSNPEYLNNVSEGGADQVVDYKDWQIALSRPFRAMKLWVVLRRYGAAGMRAYIRRHVQMAKWFERTVSTDERFEVVTPRRFSLVAFRLRPRHEGDHAVDAMNRKLLVAINASGRAFMTHFVVDNKFVVRMAVGGAMTQMRHVQDAWELVKEKAKELGALPTEFG from the exons ATGGGGAGCGCACCACCTCATGACGCGCTATTGCCACTTGATCCCGAGACATTCGCCGCGGAGTCGCGCCCGGTGATCGACTTCCTAAGTGGCTACTACCGCGACGTCGACAAATACCCTGTCCGGTCCGCCGCCGAGCCAGGTCGCCTCCGCACGCTTCTACCAGACACGCCGCCCGAACACGGTGATCCGGTGGACGTCATTCTGGAGGACGTGCAGCGACACATCGTCCCCGGACTGACACACTGGCAGAGCCCCAACTTCTTCGCCTACTTCCCGATGAACGTGAGCACGGCCGGGTTCGCGGGCGAGATGCTCTCCACCGGTCTCAACGTCGTGCCGTTCGCGTGGGCCGCTTCGCCGGCCGCAACCGCGCTCGAGGGCGTCGTGGTGGACTGGATGTGCAAGCTGGTGGGCCtcccggaccgcttcctcttctccggcggcggcggcggcgtgctgCACGGGAGCACCTGCGAGGCCGTGGTCTGCACGCTTGCGGCCGCGCGCGATCGCGCGCTGAGCAGGCTCGGCCATGAAGCCATCATGAGGCTGGTCGTCTACGCCTCGGATCAGAGCCACTCCACATTCCAGAAGGGCGCGAGGATCATCGGCATTCCGCCGTCCAACTTCCGCGTCATCCCCACGCTGGCGGCATCGGGCTACGGCCTCACTGCGGGCAGTGTCCAAGGCGCGGTGGAGGCCGACGTGGCCAGTGGGCTCGTGCCGCTGTACCTGTGCGCCACCATTGGCACTACCGGGGTAGGCGCCGTCGATCCGGTGCGCCAGCTCGGGGAGGTGACGCGACGGCACGGCATGTGGCTGCACGTCGACGCCGCGTACGCCGGTAGCGCGTTGATCTGCCCCGAGTTCCAGGACTGCATCGACGGCGCCGAGGTCGCGGACTCGGTGAGCATGAACCCGCACAAGTGGTTCCTCACCAACATGGACTGCTGCTGCCTGTGGGTGGCTAGCCCAGCCCTGCTCACCTCGGCACTCTCCAGCAATCCGGAGTACCTCAATAATGTCAGCGAGGGAGGCGCAGATCAGGTGGTCGACTACAAGGACTGGCAGATCGCACTGTcgcggcctttccgtgccatgaAGCTGTGGGTGGTCTTGCGCCGCTACGGCGCGGCGGGCATGCGGGCGTACATTCGGAGGCACGTCCAGATGGCCAAGTGGTTCGAGCGGACGGTGAGTACCGACGAGCGGTTCGAGGTGGTAACGCCGAGGAGATTCTCCCTCGTGGCCTTCCGCCTCCGCCCACGGCACGAGGGTGACCACGCGGTGGACGCCATGAACCGCAAGCTCCTCGTGGCGATCAACGCGAGCGGGCGGGCCTTCATGACGCACTTTGTGGTGGATAACAAGTTTGTTGTCCGTATGGCCGTGGGCGGAGCCATGACGCAGATGCGGCACGTCCAGGACGCGTGGGAGCTCGTCAAGGAGAAGGCCAAGGAACTAGGCGCCCTTCCAACAGA GTTTGGATGA
- the LOC127307779 gene encoding tyrosine decarboxylase 1 isoform X3 yields the protein MGSAPPHDALLPLDPETFAAESRPVIDFLSGYYRDVDKYPVRSAAEPGRLRTLLPDTPPEHGDPVDVILEDVQRHIVPGLTHWQSPNFFAYFPMNVSTAGFAGEMLSTGLNVVPFAWAASPAATALEGVVVDWMCKLVGLPDRFLFSGGGGGVLHGSTCEAVVCTLAAARDRALSRLGHEAIMRLVVYASDQSHSTFQKGARIIGIPPSNFRVIPTLAASGYGLTAGSVQGAVEADVASGLVPLYLCATIGTTGVGAVDPVRQLGEVTRRHGMWLHVDAAYAGSALICPEFQDCIDGAEVADSVSMNPHKWFLTNMDCCCLWVASPALLTSALSSNPEYLNNVSEGGADQVVDYKDWQIALSRPFRAMKLWVVLRRYGAAGMRAYIRRHVQMAKWFERTVSTDERFEVVTPRRFSLVAFRLRPRHEGDHAVDAMNRKLLVAINASGRAFMTHFVVDNKFVVRMAVGGAMTQMRHVQDAWELVKEKAKELGALPTE from the coding sequence ATGGGGAGCGCACCACCTCATGACGCGCTATTGCCACTTGATCCCGAGACATTCGCCGCGGAGTCGCGCCCGGTGATCGACTTCCTAAGTGGCTACTACCGCGACGTCGACAAATACCCTGTCCGGTCCGCCGCCGAGCCAGGTCGCCTCCGCACGCTTCTACCAGACACGCCGCCCGAACACGGTGATCCGGTGGACGTCATTCTGGAGGACGTGCAGCGACACATCGTCCCCGGACTGACACACTGGCAGAGCCCCAACTTCTTCGCCTACTTCCCGATGAACGTGAGCACGGCCGGGTTCGCGGGCGAGATGCTCTCCACCGGTCTCAACGTCGTGCCGTTCGCGTGGGCCGCTTCGCCGGCCGCAACCGCGCTCGAGGGCGTCGTGGTGGACTGGATGTGCAAGCTGGTGGGCCtcccggaccgcttcctcttctccggcggcggcggcggcgtgctgCACGGGAGCACCTGCGAGGCCGTGGTCTGCACGCTTGCGGCCGCGCGCGATCGCGCGCTGAGCAGGCTCGGCCATGAAGCCATCATGAGGCTGGTCGTCTACGCCTCGGATCAGAGCCACTCCACATTCCAGAAGGGCGCGAGGATCATCGGCATTCCGCCGTCCAACTTCCGCGTCATCCCCACGCTGGCGGCATCGGGCTACGGCCTCACTGCGGGCAGTGTCCAAGGCGCGGTGGAGGCCGACGTGGCCAGTGGGCTCGTGCCGCTGTACCTGTGCGCCACCATTGGCACTACCGGGGTAGGCGCCGTCGATCCGGTGCGCCAGCTCGGGGAGGTGACGCGACGGCACGGCATGTGGCTGCACGTCGACGCCGCGTACGCCGGTAGCGCGTTGATCTGCCCCGAGTTCCAGGACTGCATCGACGGCGCCGAGGTCGCGGACTCGGTGAGCATGAACCCGCACAAGTGGTTCCTCACCAACATGGACTGCTGCTGCCTGTGGGTGGCTAGCCCAGCCCTGCTCACCTCGGCACTCTCCAGCAATCCGGAGTACCTCAATAATGTCAGCGAGGGAGGCGCAGATCAGGTGGTCGACTACAAGGACTGGCAGATCGCACTGTcgcggcctttccgtgccatgaAGCTGTGGGTGGTCTTGCGCCGCTACGGCGCGGCGGGCATGCGGGCGTACATTCGGAGGCACGTCCAGATGGCCAAGTGGTTCGAGCGGACGGTGAGTACCGACGAGCGGTTCGAGGTGGTAACGCCGAGGAGATTCTCCCTCGTGGCCTTCCGCCTCCGCCCACGGCACGAGGGTGACCACGCGGTGGACGCCATGAACCGCAAGCTCCTCGTGGCGATCAACGCGAGCGGGCGGGCCTTCATGACGCACTTTGTGGTGGATAACAAGTTTGTTGTCCGTATGGCCGTGGGCGGAGCCATGACGCAGATGCGGCACGTCCAGGACGCGTGGGAGCTCGTCAAGGAGAAGGCCAAGGAACTAGGCGCCCTTCCAACAGAGTAA